In one Pseudomonas sp. SCA2728.1_7 genomic region, the following are encoded:
- the pdxB gene encoding 4-phosphoerythronate dehydrogenase PdxB, which yields MLIVADENIPLLDAFFAGFGEIRRVPGRSIDRATVEQADVLLVRSVTNVNRALLEGSKVRFVGTCTIGTDHLDLEYFNEAGITWSSAPGCNARGVVDYVLGSLMTLAEIEGLDLTQRTYGVVGAGEVGGRLIKVLKGLGWNVKVCDPPRQAAEGGEYVSLEQIIEQCDVISLHTPLTRSGGGATWHLFDQQRLQQLKPGAWLINAARGPVVDNAALRKVLLEREDLQAVLDVWEAEPEVDTALAELCVLATPHIAGYSLDGKQRGTAQIYQAYCAFSGQPAVIQLSDLLPAPWLSEVTLHADSDPAWALAMLCRGVYDPRRDDADFRRSLVGNVGEQRAAFDMLRKQYPVRREIEGLKVRIEGESLALARIVAALGAVAV from the coding sequence ATGCTGATTGTTGCCGACGAAAATATCCCGCTGCTCGATGCCTTTTTTGCCGGTTTCGGCGAGATCCGCCGGGTACCGGGCCGTTCCATCGACCGCGCGACGGTCGAGCAGGCCGACGTGTTGCTCGTGCGCTCGGTGACCAACGTCAATCGTGCGTTGCTCGAGGGCAGCAAGGTGCGCTTTGTCGGCACCTGCACCATTGGCACTGATCATCTGGATCTCGAGTACTTCAATGAGGCCGGCATTACCTGGTCCAGTGCGCCCGGCTGCAACGCCCGCGGCGTGGTTGATTACGTGCTGGGCAGTCTGATGACGCTTGCCGAAATAGAAGGTCTCGATCTCACTCAACGGACCTACGGTGTCGTTGGTGCCGGCGAGGTAGGCGGGCGCCTGATCAAGGTCCTGAAGGGCCTGGGCTGGAACGTCAAAGTCTGCGATCCGCCGCGTCAGGCTGCCGAGGGCGGTGAGTACGTCAGCCTCGAGCAAATCATTGAGCAGTGCGACGTGATCAGTCTGCACACGCCGTTGACCCGCAGCGGCGGCGGGGCCACTTGGCATCTGTTCGATCAGCAGCGTTTGCAGCAACTCAAACCCGGCGCTTGGTTGATCAACGCAGCGCGTGGTCCGGTTGTGGATAACGCCGCGTTGCGCAAAGTGCTGTTGGAACGTGAAGACCTGCAAGCCGTTCTCGACGTCTGGGAAGCCGAGCCTGAGGTTGACACGGCGCTGGCCGAACTCTGCGTATTGGCCACGCCGCACATCGCCGGTTACAGCCTCGACGGCAAACAGCGCGGAACGGCGCAGATTTATCAGGCGTATTGCGCATTCAGCGGCCAACCGGCAGTTATCCAACTCAGTGATCTGTTGCCGGCACCGTGGTTGTCTGAAGTGACCCTGCATGCTGACAGCGATCCGGCCTGGGCGCTGGCGATGTTGTGCCGTGGGGTGTACGACCCGCGCCGCGATGACGCGGATTTTCGCCGCAGCCTCGTAGGCAATGTCGGTGAGCAGCGGGCGGCGTTCGACATGTTGCGCAAGCAATATCCGGTGCGACGCGAGATTGAAGGGCTGAAGGTGCGGATTGAAGGGGAGTCGCTGGCGTTGGCGAGAATTGTGGCGGCGCTGGGGGCGGTGGCCGTCTAG
- a CDS encoding PA1571 family protein, with translation MSLQHSSEDKIEVIRTKPGQSLGCSILDKDGREVPITEEMIQQACSELEKRLVKPAEQE, from the coding sequence CAGCGAAGACAAAATTGAAGTGATCCGCACCAAGCCCGGCCAATCTCTGGGTTGCTCGATACTGGATAAGGATGGGCGTGAAGTACCGATCACTGAAGAAATGATCCAGCAAGCGTGCAGCGAACTGGAGAAGCGATTGGTCAAGCCTGCCGAACAAGAGTGA